The nucleotide sequence GTTTGTCTCAACCTTCGGCTTTTCTTGCAAGCATGATCAACTCCCTTCATTCTCCTGCCTTTGCAGGTGATAGAGTGGCTTATGAACACCGATGAGTACCGGGCTATGTTCCGATCAGTTGGCCTGACAGAGGATCAGCTCAACACCGTGATGAATTATTTCCTCACCTTCCGCGAGGCGCCCCAAATCACCTCCACGAGTTGTTTTGAGATGGCCACGGCCATCTACGCAGTGATGGATGGCAGTCTGAACCCTGCCGATCTCCACAGCCCTGCGGCGCGTTATATGATTTCCCTCGGCACCCGGATTGCAGCTTGGGAAGCCCAGGCAACCTGACGCCCCGGCTCAACCTCCAGCCCCTGCTGTTTCCGTAAGCAGGTGTTATGACCCGGACAACTCCGTCCAATCTGATCACGCGGCGGTTGTCATGTTCGGGGTCTTCGGAAGGGGAAAAAAAATGGCATTTTGGCTTTCGCACTATTTTGATCCGCCGCCAACGTCGCTCTTCTTCGCCCCCAAAGCCGCTCTATCTATGAGGGGTAGAGCGGCGACGCGGCGAAGTTAGCCTTCCAAATTCTCCGCTATCTGCACCCAGCTACCCTGCCAGCCTAGGTAATAGGCAGAAACGCAAAACTCTACTGTTCCAGTTTTGCCTGCACCGGAAACAACAGCATTGTAGTCCTGACATCATGCTAGAATTTTTTAAATTTCCATGAGAATTTGACATGCCCGAGGATGATACTGCTTCAGAGCAAAGGAAGGGAGCGGGTGGCTCCCGGAAAATTCCGGTCGGCGAATACAATCATCACGAAGAACCTGAAATTTCATATTATCGGCCATCGAAAGCTGATATGAAACATTTTAACCTCCAATCAGAGGCGAAGTGCCTTATCCCCCGCGAAGTGAAAGGGGCAAATAATTTAGTTGCTCTGCTACAGTGGTATTTGATTGCAGCTTTCTTATTTACCTTGCTGGGGGTTCTTATTTTTTGTTGGTTTTACAGCTGAGGTGACGGCTGCCCCCACCATCAATGCTTCCAACCGTGATCTCGCTCTCGATGCCGTTGCTCTGCCTGTTCCGATGTTGGCAAAGGATATTGTGTGTCCCGTTTACGTGTTCTTGTCCTAGCCGAAAGCTGCAATCCTGACTGGCCGTCGCTGCCGGTCGTTGGCTACAAGTATGCTCGCGCTTTGGGGCAGGTTGTTGACATGACTTTGGTTACTCACATCCGCAACCGCGAGAACATCGAAATGACCGGCGAAATGACCGGCAGTATTCACTACATTGACAATGAATGGCTCGCGGCTCCCATGTATCGGCTAGCAAGTCGCTTGCGGGGCGGTTCCGAGGTAGCTTGGTCGACCAATCAGATAATGGCCTATCCTCCCTATTTGTTCTTCGAACGGCAGACTTGGTCGCGCTTTAGAAAGGATATGAAAGCAGGGGCTTTCGACCTTGTCCACCGAATCACACCAATGTCGCCAACGCTCCCGTCTTGGATCGCGGGCCGGGGCAACCTGCCTTTCGTAATAGGCCCACTGAACGGCAACCTGGATTGGCCAACTCAATTTGCTGAGGAGCAGAAGCGCGAGCGTGAAAGGCTGAGGAAGCTGAGGGATCTCTATAAGTTCCTGCCTTATGCCCGGCGGACCTATCGCCGCGCCTCGGCAGTTCTGGCAGCCTTTGAACATACGGTTCGCGATCTTTCAGATGCCGATCCTGACCGGGTCATTCCCATGCCCGAAATCGGCTTTGATCCGCAAATTTTCTATGCCGAGGGGCGGCGCCCTGCTTTTTCAGGAAGCGCTCCCTACCGGTTCCTCTATGCCGGGCGGCTTGTGCCCTATAAGCTTCCTGAAGTCGCCATTAGGGCCTTTATAAGCTCACACCTTCTTCGGTTGCATCGCCTGCATATAGTTGGGGACGGGCCCGAGCTTGGCCGCCTACAAAAACTGGTTGTGAGCGCCGGCGCCGAAAACCAAGTTTTTTTCGAGGGTCGCAAAACTCAGTCTGATGTAGCTCAATCTATGCGGGACTGCGACGCCTTTGTCTTCCCATCGATCCGGGAACTCGGGGCAGGCGTGGTAATCGAGGCCATGGCCTCCGGAATTCCTTGCATTGTCGCCGAATACGGGGCGCCGGCGGATCTGGCCGCAAAGGGCAGAGGGATCCGCATTCCCCTGGCGAGTAGGGAAGAAATGATCATTACCTGCCGCCAGAAGATGGAAGCCTGCGTACAGGGGAATGAAGATATTCAAGCGATCACAGAACGTGCCAAAACCTATGCCACAACGCTGTATAAGTGGGAGCGCAAAGCAGCATATACACTTGAAATTTATAGGACAGTTTTGGAAAAACGCTCTTTGAAGGGGCTTAAGGATTACTTGTAGCTACGGCATCTTCCTCTACTTTATTGGTCGTGCATGCTCCCCGCCTGCCACCATCTGGCACAGCGTCTCCGCCCGATCGGTAGTCATGGTTTGCTATGCCTATGCTGTTTGCTGCCGTTCGTGGTAGTGTTGATAATTGTTGTTATGCGGCGAAAAACCCCCGCACGGTTTCTTTCGCGGGGGTTGTGAGAGTACGGTATGCGCCGTCCCCGCCCCATTGATTTCTGCGGTTTCCCGACGCTGGCCGAGCGGCGAGTCTCGTTCTGAGCATTCAGATGGAGATGAAGATGGCGGATGGCGGCGACGGGTTTGACGGCTGCATCGAGGTTGTGCGGCGGACACGTGGATATCGGCGCTGGCCGGATAATGTGAAAGCGCGGATTGTGGCCGAGAGCTTTCAGCCGAGGGCGCGGGTGGCGGATGTGGCGCGTAGGCATGATCTGGCAGCGCATCAGCTTTCAGATTGGCGGCGTCAGGCGCGCAAGGGCCGTCTTGTCCTGCCCGCTGACGCCATGGCCGGTGTGGCGTCTGACGCTTTGCCAGCCTTTGTGCCGGTTTCGGTGGAGCCTGAGGATGTCGGTCTGTCTGCGGATCCCGAACGGACCGTCGGGGTCATCACGATCGAGATCGGCAACGATCTGGTGCTGCGGGTTCCAGGCGATGTTCCGGTAGAGCGGGCAGCAGCAGTGGCGCGCGCTTTGCGAGGATCGGCATGATTGTCGCGGGACAACGCCAGCCAATCCTGATCGCGACGCGGCCGGTGGACTTCCGCTGCGGCCATCGCGCCCTGGCGCTGATCGTGCAGACCGAGCTGAAGCTCGATCCGCATTCCGGGGTGACAATCGTGTTCCGTTCGAAACGCGGCGACAGGCTGAAGATTCTGGTTTGGGACGGAACAGGTCTGGTGATGGTTTACAAGGTTTTGGAGCAGGGCAGCTTTTCCTGGCCGAAGGTTCAGGACGGGACAATGCGGCTGTCGCGAGCCCAGCACGAGGCATTGTTCGAAGGTCTGGACTGGCGCCGGATCGTTGCGCAGCGGGTTGCTCCACCCATTGCAGCGGGGTGATTTACTCGGCTGTTGTAGCGTTGTTTTATTGGTCTTTCCTGTCCGGAAAGGCTATGAATCCGCATGTCGCAGCCCTTCGATCTCAGCCTGTTTCCAGACCTTCCGCCCGAGGTTGTGAAGGCGTTCGAGGCCGCGCAGTTCGAGCTGTCGGTGGAGCGTGCGGCGCGTCAGCATGAACAGGCGGTGGGGGCCGAGAAGGACGCCTTCATCACCGAACTGAAGGCCCTGATCGAAAAGCTGGAAGGCCAGGTCGGACAATACCGGCATGCGAAGTTCGGGCCGAAATCGGAAAAGCTGGACCCTGCACAGCTCGAGCTGGCGCTGGAGGATCTGGAAGCCGCCATCGCCGAAACCCAGGAACAGATTGCCGCGGTCGAGGCGAAGATCTCGGCCAGCGAGACCGATCCCGAGAAGAAGGTGCCGGGCAAGAAGCGCAAGGCGCGCTCCTTGCCGCAGCATCTACCACGCGTCGAGCGTGTCATCGAGCCAGACAGCATTGTCTGCCCTTGCGGCTGTGGCGACATGGTCCGGATCGGGGAGGACCGAACCGAGCGCCTGGATTACATCCCGGCACGCTATCAGGTGATCGTCTCCGTCCGCCCGAAATACGCCTGTCCCAAAGGGCGTACGGGCGTGGTTCAGGCGAGAGCTGCAGCGCATCTTCTGGAGGGCAGCTGGCCCACCGAGGCGCTCCTGGCGCAGATCGCGGTGTCCAAGCATTCCGAACACATGCCCCTCAACCGCCAGGCCGTGGTCATGGCGCGGCACGGTGTGCCGATCGACCGATCGGTCCTCGCCGACTGGATGGGTCGGACCGGTGCGTTGATCGCCCCGGTCGTGGACCGCATGGCGGTGCTGCTGAAACAGGGCAGCACCCGGCTCTATGTCGACGAAACCACCGCCCCCGTGCTGGACCCCGGGCGAGGCAAGACGAAGGCCGGTTATCTCTGGGCGGTGCTGCGCGATGACCGGGGCTGGAACGGCCCCGCACCGCCGGGGGTGGTGTTCCACTATCGCCCCGGCCGGAAGGGCGACTATGCCAATGAGATACTGACCGGCTTCAATGGCACGATCCAGGTTGACGCTTATGGCGCCTATACCCACCTGGCCACACCAAAGCGCACGGGCGGCGATCCCTTGCGGTTGGCTTTCTGCTGGGCCCATGGACGGCGCAAGCTGATCAAGGCCAAGCCGAAAAAGGGCTCGCCCATCGTCGACGAGGCGCTGGTGCGCATCGCAGCGCTCTACAAGGTCGAGGATGTCATCCGCGGGGCGGACCCCGTTCATCGCCGGGCGGTTCGCCTGGAATTGTCCTGCCCTCTGGTGGATCAGTTCTTCGCCTGGCTGGCCGCCCAGGCCGCACGCATCTCGCGCAAATCCGACCTCGGCGTCGCGCTCGCATACATGCTGAGGCGCCAGGACGGCTTCCGGCTTTTCCTCGAGGATGGCCATGTCGACATGGACTCCAACCTGGTCGAGAATGCCATCCGCAGCCCGGCCATGAACCGCCGCAACGCGCTTTTTGCCGGCCACGATGAGGGCGGCCGGTCGTGGGCGCGCTTCGCCAGCCTGATCGGATCCTGCAAGATGAACGGCGTCGAACCCTATGCCTACCTGCGTGATCTCTTCACCAGGCTCGCCAACGGCCATCTAGACAAGGACATCGATGCGTTGATGCCGTGGGCCTATGCCGCCACCCCCAGCCCCTCACAATGAGCTCATCCGGGAGTCCCCAGTGAGCTCATTCTGAGCACTCACGAAGGCCAAAGCGCCAGCCGGGCGCACCAAGAACCTGAACCGCAAGCGAAATCACGATGGGGCGGGAACGGCGCATACAGAGTACGGCCGTCGAAACCTGATCCCGTCACAGACCGGATCTCAGAAAATCCGAGATTCCATCCAAAAAGACCAGCATAAAGACAGGTATTACGGTCCTATCTTGTCGCTATGCTATGGTTTTATTCTAAGGTCAAACATGACTCTTTTGCCTCTTGTACATCGCTTTCGTAAACGAATTGGGTTTTTTCAGAAACTTCAGGATGCCGCTGCCGAGATTCTTGTTCTCGCGCCTGAAGAGAAAAATCAGAGGCTCGCAGCCATCAGCTTACCCGCGCAGATAGACCGGATTAGGGCGGTACAGTCAGATACAAGTCTAGATTATGAAGCTTCTCGCTTAACTTCCGGTGAAATAAACCATACACCAACCCGCGCCTTTTTACTAAAAAATGCATGGTATATAAATGGAGTTATTTTTGCCGGTAACGCGCGCGAGCCGCAAGTTCCAGAACGAGAGTCCTTAATCTCCTTTGAAAAAACAAAGCATCTTACTCGAGCTGCTTTTCCATCCTCATTGGTGGGCTCCCAATACTTTGGCCATCACGTTGTAGATGACAGCGCCACAACACTTCTGG is from Paracoccus liaowanqingii and encodes:
- the tnpB gene encoding IS66 family insertion sequence element accessory protein TnpB (TnpB, as the term is used for proteins encoded by IS66 family insertion elements, is considered an accessory protein, since TnpC, encoded by a neighboring gene, is a DDE family transposase.); this translates as MIVAGQRQPILIATRPVDFRCGHRALALIVQTELKLDPHSGVTIVFRSKRGDRLKILVWDGTGLVMVYKVLEQGSFSWPKVQDGTMRLSRAQHEALFEGLDWRRIVAQRVAPPIAAG
- the tnpC gene encoding IS66 family transposase, with protein sequence MSQPFDLSLFPDLPPEVVKAFEAAQFELSVERAARQHEQAVGAEKDAFITELKALIEKLEGQVGQYRHAKFGPKSEKLDPAQLELALEDLEAAIAETQEQIAAVEAKISASETDPEKKVPGKKRKARSLPQHLPRVERVIEPDSIVCPCGCGDMVRIGEDRTERLDYIPARYQVIVSVRPKYACPKGRTGVVQARAAAHLLEGSWPTEALLAQIAVSKHSEHMPLNRQAVVMARHGVPIDRSVLADWMGRTGALIAPVVDRMAVLLKQGSTRLYVDETTAPVLDPGRGKTKAGYLWAVLRDDRGWNGPAPPGVVFHYRPGRKGDYANEILTGFNGTIQVDAYGAYTHLATPKRTGGDPLRLAFCWAHGRRKLIKAKPKKGSPIVDEALVRIAALYKVEDVIRGADPVHRRAVRLELSCPLVDQFFAWLAAQAARISRKSDLGVALAYMLRRQDGFRLFLEDGHVDMDSNLVENAIRSPAMNRRNALFAGHDEGGRSWARFASLIGSCKMNGVEPYAYLRDLFTRLANGHLDKDIDALMPWAYAATPSPSQ
- the tnpA gene encoding IS66-like element accessory protein TnpA, translated to MADGGDGFDGCIEVVRRTRGYRRWPDNVKARIVAESFQPRARVADVARRHDLAAHQLSDWRRQARKGRLVLPADAMAGVASDALPAFVPVSVEPEDVGLSADPERTVGVITIEIGNDLVLRVPGDVPVERAAAVARALRGSA
- a CDS encoding glycosyltransferase; its protein translation is MSRLRVLVLAESCNPDWPSLPVVGYKYARALGQVVDMTLVTHIRNRENIEMTGEMTGSIHYIDNEWLAAPMYRLASRLRGGSEVAWSTNQIMAYPPYLFFERQTWSRFRKDMKAGAFDLVHRITPMSPTLPSWIAGRGNLPFVIGPLNGNLDWPTQFAEEQKRERERLRKLRDLYKFLPYARRTYRRASAVLAAFEHTVRDLSDADPDRVIPMPEIGFDPQIFYAEGRRPAFSGSAPYRFLYAGRLVPYKLPEVAIRAFISSHLLRLHRLHIVGDGPELGRLQKLVVSAGAENQVFFEGRKTQSDVAQSMRDCDAFVFPSIRELGAGVVIEAMASGIPCIVAEYGAPADLAAKGRGIRIPLASREEMIITCRQKMEACVQGNEDIQAITERAKTYATTLYKWERKAAYTLEIYRTVLEKRSLKGLKDYL